The sequence below is a genomic window from Posidoniimonas polymericola.
AGAAGTACACGCGATCGCTGGACTACCTGGGAAGGACTGCGGATCGCACACTCGGCACGCAGCTGATCAGCAAGGTCGGCATGCTGGCGGCCGGCACGCTCAGCTTCGGGTCGGCCATCGCGCTCGTACGCAACGAGCTCGAGGCGCTCCGCCAGCAGGCAGACCGGATCGGTCAGACGCACATCAACGCGGCCGGCGCTCGCGAGAAGTTGCTGCAGAACACTGCGGGGCTCTCCTCCGCCCAGCGGGAAAAGTTCGTCGCGAGAGCCGAGAAGCTGGCGGCAAGCACTGGCCAGCCGCAGAACGTGATCGACTCAGCCCTCGCGGACGCCTACTCGGGTTCCGGCGGCAACACCGAGGCCGCGTTCCGGAACGTACGCATCGCCGCCGAGTACAACCCGAACACCCCGAGCGCTATCGGCCCGACGGCGGGGGCCCTGTCGGACGTCAGCAAGAGCACCGGCGACCTCAACGCGGCCAGGAACCTTGGATTCCTCAACAAGGTCGGGCTCGCGTCACGCGTCACCGATGCGGGCAAGCAATTCAAGGCGATCCCGCAGGCGCTGGGCGGCTTGGTCACGGCCGAGGCGACCGCGCAGGAGTCGGGAGCGCTGTTCGCGGCCCTGTCGAACGCGATCCCCGACACCGAGGGCAACGTCACGGCGACCGCGTCGATCAACTTCGGCGCCAAGCTCGAGGAGTTCGCCGACAAGGCCATTAAGAGCGGCAAGCTCACGCCCGACGTTGACACCTTCGGCGAGCGATTACTGGCCGTGCAGGGCGATGCAGCCTTAGGCCGCGCGTTCGTGGGCATGATGGGCGGTGAGGCAAAGGCGAAGGGCGCCCTCGAGCAGCTGGTGATGGACCCGAACTCCGACATCGCCAAAGCGTACGCGGCCACAAAGGCGGGTTTCGGCACCGCGGCCGACCAGGAGGCCCACGGCAAGCGCACGCTCGGCATCATTGCCGGCGACAAATACGGCAACACCGCCACCGCCAACCGGGTCGTCGCCTCGTTGAATGAGCGGTTCGAGTTGGGATCGGACGGGTACCTCACCGAAGAGGCGAAGCAGAAGCTCGACCAGGCGTTGCTGTTCAGCGGGCGAGCGGCGTCGGGTGACGCCGACTTCTTCCGCGGCACGGCATGGGGCAACAGTCTCCGGCGCTACGCGAAGACCGGATCGCAGGTTTCGATCCCTGAGGCGCGGGCAGTCATCGAGAGCGAGATCGCTAGCCTCGAGCGCTGGCAATCTTACCACGGCCCGGGCGGCTCTGAGTTGCAGGCCGGACCCGAGCAGATCAAGGACGTGAACAACGCTCTCGAGAAGCTGGAGCGAACGGCCGACATCTTCGAGCGGATTGGCGAGCAGGCGGAGCGCATGAGCCTGCCGAACGCTGGCCAGCGGCGCGAGTAGATCCTTCCGTCACCGGAGGCTGAGTTGATCGACGTCGACGACAACGCCAACTGCAAACACACGCCCGACCCGGAGGAGATCGCAGCCGTCTGCGCCGAGATCCGGGCCACGTGGTCACCGGAAGAGACCCTCCGGCGGATCCGGCCCGACTGGCGGCCCGCTAGCTGGACGGCGCCGGAGCTCGAGCTGGCGGAGGGGCACGGCGTCGAGGAGTGGCGGGAGTGAGGCGCGGCGGGTGTCAACGGTTGACACCTGAGGGGCTAGATCTTTGGCATCTTGAACGATTCCCGCGTCGGTCAGAGCGTCAACGGCCGCGGCGCGGGCTACTACCTGAACGACATTCTGGTGGATGCGCCCTGCAAGTCGTCGATTGCGGCCGAGAGTCTGTTGGTGTCTTGATCGAAGAGCCCGGCCTTTAGGAGTGGATGCTCACCACCTTGGCTCTCCAACGCCGTCCGCTCTTCCTCGAGATAAGCGTTGCCCTCGGTTCTCGCTTCTCCCCGCCACTGGTAGTTGCAATCGAATACGGGGCCACCTAGAGACCTGGAAGTCAGGCCGAGGTAGACCTCGAATCGGTCGAAAAGCCTCAATAGGTCAACATCCCGTCCCAGCACAAGATGGATCGTCGGCCCGATGATGTTCTCTGTCCAGTTGCTGTACGGCGTTTTGTGTCTTGCTTGGTCCAGTGGTGACAACGCTTCGCCCAATTGGAGCAGATCTTCCGGTGCGATTCGCATGACCGCGGGATACTCGTTGTCGCGGATTCGGATCCTTGTCGTTGCTAGATCGATCACCGTGGACAATCGGTCCTCGTGAAGAGCAGCCATTCCGGCAGCGTACATCACTAGCGTTCCTGGATACCTCGACAAGTCGTGCCACCATTGCTTGTGGGAGTAATCCGGGCCGGGGCGTTCTGCAAACAGGCGGATTATTCGTTGCACTAGCCGAATGGCTCTATCATCGCCCCAGGCACCGCAAGCGTTCGCCATGGCTGCTAAACCAGCCGACGAAGCGCAGAAGATTTCCGCCCGTTCCCGATAGGTGTCGGCCTTCGGGCTAGCACCTTGAACGGGATACGAATCCGGACCAATTGCGTCAAAGACGCGAGTTGCCTCACGGATTATCAAGTCGTGAAGGCCGATGAAACCGTCGGGCCGAGCTATGGCACGCTTGGCCTCGGCTGCAGCCAATTCAGCCGACAATGGGTGAGCCTTCCGTCCCGAGCGAAGGGCGTCCACCTTTGACACAATCTGTTCGAAAGCGGCATCGGCTGAAGCGATTGGCACTAGCACTCCCCTTCGGCGATGCAGGAGACCAGCGGCCGCCTCTCCCGGTTGCCCACGCCCGAGAAAGTAGAGCGTAAAGCGATTCACTGACCGATCGATGGCATCCACGAGCGCCTTGTCCCACTCCCCAGACCAGCCGCAGGCAACCAAGCTGTACTCCGAGAAGAGTCGATTGAGAAGATCGGCCAGGGCTTGATCGTAGGTCGCCAGTTCCGATTCGGTGTTCAGGATCCGGGTGTCGAGGTAGTCTCCGTGCACCTTCACCACCAAGCAGGGCAAATGCTGAACTGGCATCATTCCTTGAACGTGGTCGGCCGAGGAAACGACAACGGGCTGGATCCCCTCGGCCTCGAGTGCCTGTTCGATGAGGCGGTCGAAGTTCGTTGTGATGATGATTTTCACAACGCCCGCGGCCACCAGCTTGGCGATTGCTCGGTGGGCTGCGGTGGGAAGCTTCTTGCCCTCCGCCCTCTCTTCCTCGGTTGGCTCAAAGAACTGCCGAAGCAAGGACATTCGCTCCGCGGGCCTGCTCGCGACCTCTTCCAAGAGAGCCGAGTAGTTGGGCTCAGCGCCGAACTTGTCGCGGTACCACTGTTCGAGGTCCTCTGGCTCGGTCTCTTCTCCAGACGCGATAGCTACGCGTCTGGTTAGCTCAAGGATCACCTCCCAGCCAGTGGGAATACCTGCGCTGCGAGATGCTCCTGAGCCAAGCAAGACAGCGAATTGCCCAGGGTGTTCGGCCAGTGAGAGTGACAGTGCGACGAGGGGGTCGAGGATCGACAAGTGATTTTCTCCTACCAGCGTGGAGCCCAGTCGGCGGGCGGTTCGCCACAGTCCCAGGCAAACGCAATGTCGCCTAAGAGGCCATGGAGGTACTCCGGCATTGGTGTCGTTCGAGGCTCTGAGTCGAGCAGGTCGTGTGCCTCAAGATCGGTGTCGATTCTGAACTCATCATCTAGGAGAGGCTTACCGGCATCCCAGCGTCCAGCTTTCGCCTGAAATCCGCGGCAGCCTTTGAACGCAATCCCTGCGCGAAGTGGGCCCGCAGCACTGACTCCATCGTTCGAATAGAACTCCTTGGACGCTTCAAAGAGCTCTCGAAGGAACTCGAGAATCCAGTACAGGTAGATCGTCGGCTCCTGCACCTGTGGGCTGGGCAGCATGGCCTCGGCTTTGACCACTTCCCCCCAGGTGCCAAAGTGCGTTGCTTTGGAACCGTAGTGCCACAAGACACCGCCAGGCACACGCCGCCTGCTCCCGTGGGCACTCTGGCGGAACACGGTGTCGCGATCGCATACGGGTCCCGCGGAAAACGTCGGCGCGACATACCCGGTGATGAGCATCGGGGTATGGGGGGATGATTGCTCCTGGCCTTCGTTCGCGTCCACCACAATGGAGAGGCGATGCTGGCTAACATCTATCAGCTTCCCGCGTGTCAGCTCCCACTCGCGGCGAGTTCGCAGCATCTCGACAATCCGGTCGACCGCGGCCAATTCTTCCGGATTACTGAGGCTTCCGGTGCGAACTCGGATCTCTGGCCTGTTGCGGCTCGCATGCGGCGCCAGCGGACTGAGCGGCACGCGGACGACGACCGCACATCGATCCGCAGCGCCCGGAAGTAGAAGCGGTTTAGAGATCTCCGGCAGGACCGGCGGGGAAAGCCGATCGCGGCAAAGCTGAATGATCCTGGCTTCAATGCCTCTTTCGAGTGCAATTCCGCACAGCGGCAGCTGTGGGGTCGCTGTTTCCTTCTCCTCCGCGACTCCGATGATGACTAGGCCCCCTCGCGTGTTCGCCATCGCCCCAACGACCTGCCAGATGTCCTTGGTGAGCTCTTGCTTGTAGTCGAGCTCCGTCCCTTCGGGCAGCTCTGCCTCGCAGAACTCGAGCACGTCGTCGAAGCTTATGGCGTTGATGTCCTTAGACCAAAGGCTCACGGATCCCTCCCGGCGGTGGCAGACGCAGAAATGCGGCGAGCAGTATACCGCAGTTGACACCCACCCCGCCAATCGGGCAGAATCGCGGGCGTATAAAGCGTTTCTGGTGGCGCCCGTGATTCTGCGAAAGCACCAGCTAGGTTCCCGTATGAACTAAACCGTATTCAGGAGTCCCAGCCCTTGCGAGTGTGGCCGTGCGTGTGGGGCAACCCATGCGCCCACGGGTGACCGTGGCCGGGCAGTTACGGCTGCCTATACGACGCTCGTGAGGGCTGGGGCTTCTTTATTTGCTACCGGCATTCTGCCGGCGCAAGGAAGGCCAAGATTAGGATGGCTACTTCTGCTCTCGCTGCGCGCACCGCCGCGCAATCCCCCGCCGCTGACGACCTCCCCGCGTGGGAGACCATCGCCGCGGCAGTCGCCCGCTCGGCTGAGCTCGAGCCGGTGAGCCCCGCCGAGCTCGAGGCGATGCTCGGCGGCCGCTGGACGCTGACGGAAGGGGGTGAAGCATGATCCCCGCCCACTCCCCCGCGTCGTTCAAGTACCCCGAGACCCTGCTGGTGAACGAGCAGGCCCGAGAGGCCGTCGTCGCGATGCGTGAGCCGCTGGCATACGTGCTCCGGAGCGCCGTCGACCGGATCTGCGGAGTCGATGAGCCGGATCCCTGGCGGTGCTGTGACCGCCTCAGGGCCGCCGGTTGCTTCGGCGGCACGCTCCACCGGCATCTGACCCGGATGCTCAGCGAGCAACGCAAGGTGGCCAACGGTGGCCGCTGCCGACCCCGTGACGCGTCGTTCATTGTGCCGCGGGCGAAGCAGCTCGCCGGCAAGGTGGCTCGCCTGCTGTCGGAAGGGGGTGCAGCTTGAACGACTTCCCCCATGCCGACGATGTCGGCGGAGATCTGCTGGCAGCGGCGAAGTCCCTGGTCTCGCTGGGCTGGGCTCGCGCCTCCGTGGTCGTCGCGCGGGCGGCCCTCGAGTCGGTCGTCGCGGATATGGTCCGCGAGCTCGGTTTCGAGGACGACTTGCCCGATCGCAACTTCATGCGAGAGAGCCTCGAGCGGCTTGAGGCCAAGGGCGTGATCTCCCGGCGGTTCCGGAAGGACCTGGTTGGCGTCTACAGCGACGCCAGCGCAGTGGCTCACGGTGAGCGGGTGAGCCTCCACCGAGCTGTGCAGCTGATCGTCTTGGCGGATGAGTTTCGCCGGGGCCTGTTCGAGGCGTTCCGGACGGGAAGCATGGCGACTTACCGGCCGTCGCCGGCCACGGTCGCCCGCCGGGGCGTGGCCCACCCGAGGCCGCGGCGCCGTCGAATCGTGAAAGGAGGTGAGCCGTGCTCAGCCCCGAACGCGTGAAGCAGATCGAGACGCTGCTCGCTTCCGGCATGCCCCGGCGCAGGGTCTCCCGCCTGACCGGCGTCCGCACCGGCATCATTGCGAAGATCGAGGCCGGCGAGCGGCCGCGGGGTCGGCGCGGCGTGGCAACGGTTGACACTTGGGAGCGGGTCCGAGCCGCGGCCGAGCACTACCGCCGTCAGCATCGCGGCAGGGCTCCTGAGCGGCCGCGTGTGGCTCGCGACCCGGCCGACGCCTACCTGCCGTCGGCCGAAGAGATCGAAGCTCACTGCGAGCGATTCCGGGCACAGCACTTGGCTGAGCTGGTGTAACTTTGAACCAAGCCCGCGTTGCCAAATGCGCAGCCGTTGCGCATTTGGCGGCCGGGCCTTTCGAAAGGATGGGAGATCATGAAAGCGTGGGTATTCCAAGATCCGAAGCAGAAGACCAAGCACGGCGAGAAGAAGTGCCCGTGGTCGGTCGGATGGTATGACGAGCGAGGGCGGAAGAAGTCGAAGAGCGTCGGACCCAAGAGCACGGCTAAGGCGTACGCGCGGAAGCTGGAGGGGGAGTCTGCCGCCGGACTACTGAAGAGCCGGGAGCGGCTGAAGTGGGCGGAATTCGTCACCCGCTTCGAGGAAGGCCACCTAGACACGCTCGCGGCGCGCTCCCGCGAGGAGTACAAGACAAGCCTCGGGCAGTTCAACCGCATCTGCAGGCCGGGGTACGTCGAGCAGGTCGACGCGGCGATGGTTGACGAGTTCCGGGCCAAGCGGCTGAAGGAAGGCGTCGGCCCCGCTACGGTCAACAAAGACCTGCGCCACCTCAAGGTGGCCATGAACAAGGCCCGCAAGTGGCGACTGATCGGCGAGCGGGTCGAATTTGAGATGCTCAGGGAACCCGAGCGAGATCCCGAGTACGTCGACGACGACGCATTCGCCAAGCTGTACAACGCCTGCGACCAGATGACGCTTCCGGCCGGCAAGCACTACCCGGCGCCGGACTGGTGGCGGGCTCTGCTGGTGTTCGCCTACCTGACCGGGTGGCGAATTGGCCAGATCATGGCCCTGCGTCGCGATGACGTCGATTTTGGAGCCGGTACGGCGTTCGTAGAGGCCGACAAGACCAAGGGCAAGAGGGACGCCAGGGTCGATCTCCCGAAGCCCGTGGTGGACCACCTGAAGGGCATTGCAGGCTTCGACGACCTGCTGTTCGCCTGGCCGCACCACACGCGGACTCTCTACGCCCACTTCGCGAACCTGAAGAAGGCCGCCAAGGTCGAATACAGCGGAGCGTTCCACCGCTTCCGCTTCGGCTTCTGTAACGCTAATGTAGACGCCTTGCCCGCCGACGTCCTGCAGCAGCTGATGCAGCATCAGGACGCCAAGACTACCAAGCTGTACGTGAACCGTGCGGCGCGGTTGCGTCGCCAGGGGACCGCGGACCTGATCCACGTTCCGGAGATCCTGACGAAAAAAGCGTAGCTGTGGCGGGTTTTTGGCGGGTTGCCCGCCTTGGATACCGAGCTGGCTTGTTCTAAACTATTGCCAGCAAAAGCTTTGAGCCCGTAGCTCAGTTGGTAGAGCATCGGACTTTTAATCCGTGGGTCGTGGGTTCGAATCCCGCCGGGCTCATTTGTTGGATTCTTTAGACTTGGGGTCCCCTACGAGACGTAGGGGTTTCCATTTTCTCGCCTTTCTGGCGCCACCGACGCGTACAGCCGGTAGTACACCTCGTCGGGCCGTGTGGCAGTCCCAGACCTGTCGGACGCACCTTTTGCGTAAGGCGACGACCATGGCCACTGCTGCCGGCGCCCCCGAGCAATGCACCAAGCCCGCTAAGCCGTACGACCGCTTCCCTCCGTTCCCGCATGCGGGCGGCTATTAGGCGAAGGAGATCAAGGGCAAGAGAACCGCCAGCGGTCGCGGCGTTGAGGCTGCATCTCGCCGCGAGTTCTGGGTTTCTCCTAAAATGGAGCCGAGGCCGGCGGTGCGGGGTGTGCCGCAGGGCGGCCGTTCGGGGGTGTGGGTTTCGCGAAATCTGGGGGATTTCTCTGTCAGGAATTGCGGTTTCGGGCCATGAGTCAGGGTGGCGGAGGCGGGGCAAGACCGCAGGGCCCGTTCGGGAATCATTCAGGCGACATCCTCATGACGTGGGCAGGCGAAGCCGACAGCGAACGGGTGCAGGTGTTCGGCGAGCTGCTCGCCGAGTGCCACCGCGACCTGTTTGGGTTTATTTATTCGATGGTGCAGCACCACTCCGATGCCGAAGACGTCTACCAGCAGGTGGCGCTGGTGCTGTGGCGGAAGTTCGACGAGTTTGAGCTCGGCACCAACTTTGCCGCCTGGGCGACCAAGGTTGCGCACCTTACCGCGCGAGACTTCATCCGCACGCGGCGACGGCACGCGGTCGCGTTCAGCGACGAGGTGCTCGAGGCGATCGCCGCGACCTACAATCCAGGCAAGGCCTGGCGCAGCGACGACACGTCCGACGCGTTGTCGGTGTGCCTCAAGAAGCTTCCTCCGAAGGACCGTGCGTTGGTCGAGCAGTGCTACTCGCCGGGGCGAGATTACAACCAGATTGCCGAGCAGCAGGGGCGGACCATCGGCGCCATCTACCAGGCCATTTCGCGGGTCCGCAAGAGCCTGTACCACTGCGTCAAACGCACCCTCGCCCAGGAGGCGTTCTGATGCCCATCCCCCCCCAAGAGATCGAGCAACTCATCGAGATCCTGTCCCGCAGTTGGGACGGCCGGGCCACCGGCGACGAGGTCGACGCGATCGAGGAGTTTGTCCGCCGCTACGGCAGTGCGGGCGTCGAGGTGCTGATGCAGGCGTCGAGCCTGCACCTGGAGCTGCAGCGGCTGGTAGAGTCGAGCCGCGTCTACGACCTGGCGATGGACCGCGTCCGCGCGGCGGCCAAGCTGCAGCAGTTCGCCGAGAGGTCCGCCAACGAGGCGATGTCCGAGCTTGCGCCCGCCCGGCGTCGGGAACAGCGGAAGTTCCCCCGATCGGGATTCGTCTGGGCGGCGGCCGCGGCGTTGCTGCTGGCGGTGGGGATGCCCTGGTGGATTAGTAGTCAGTCCGCACGGCCCGACAGGCCGGCGGGCGGGAATCGTCTGGTGCAGCAGTCGCAGCTCATCCGGCCCTCGACCCCGGTGGCGCGGGTCGTGGCGTTGGAGGACGCGGCCTGGGCCGAAGGGGGGGACATCTTCGTCGGCTCGTACATCAAGAAGGGGCGGAAGCTCGAGCTGACGGCGGGCCAGGCGCACCTCAGCATGGTGTGCGGAGCCGACATCGTGCTGCAGGCGCCGTGCACGGTGCGGCTCTCGGCCGACGATGAGGTGCAGCTGGAGGACGGCACGCTGACCGCTCAGGCAGCGAAGTGGGCGACGGGCTTCGTCGTGATCACGCAGGACCTCCGCATCACGGACCTCGGCACACGCTTCGCCGTATCAACCAGCAAGTCGGGGGTCGTCGAGGCGCACGTCCTGCAGGGCGAGATCCTGGCCGAGCCGATGAAGCACCGCCGCCCGCGGCACTCGTCGATGCTGTTGGAGAAGGGGCAGGCGATCCGGGTGAACCCGTTCAAGTCGAGCATCGACCTGATCGCCGCACGCAACGAGGACTTCGTCGGCGAGATTGTTGACTTCCGCCCGCTGCGACCCATCCCGATGTGGAACACCGGGGTCGGCCTCATGCCGGGCGACACGGACCCCCACTGGAGGCTCATCTCCGGCAGCGATCCCCACGGCCCCTACCCACGTGATTCGGTCGTCACGGTCGGCGATACCCGCTCCTACAAGAACAACAAACCCGAGGTGTCGCAGTGGATCTCGGTAGCGGAGGAGGGCTACCCGGGCGTGCCGCCCGAGTCGGTGCACACCTTCGAGACCACCTTTGAACTCGGTGGCTACGACCTCGACACCGTGTACGTCGTGGGCCAGATCCTGGTCGACGACGCCGTCAACGAGCTGCGCATCAACGGCAGGCCGGTGTCGTTCAAGCGTTGGGTCACCACCTGGGACGAGTTCGACTTTAAGAGCTTCCACCCGATCGAGATCCTCGAGGGCTTCGTCGAGGGGACGAACGTCATCTCGATCGACGTCTACAACTCTCCCTCGAACCCGAGCACGCCGGCCGATTTCAACCCGACCGGCCTGCGGGTCGAGTG
It includes:
- a CDS encoding SIR2 family protein — its product is MSILDPLVALSLSLAEHPGQFAVLLGSGASRSAGIPTGWEVILELTRRVAIASGEETEPEDLEQWYRDKFGAEPNYSALLEEVASRPAERMSLLRQFFEPTEEERAEGKKLPTAAHRAIAKLVAAGVVKIIITTNFDRLIEQALEAEGIQPVVVSSADHVQGMMPVQHLPCLVVKVHGDYLDTRILNTESELATYDQALADLLNRLFSEYSLVACGWSGEWDKALVDAIDRSVNRFTLYFLGRGQPGEAAAGLLHRRRGVLVPIASADAAFEQIVSKVDALRSGRKAHPLSAELAAAEAKRAIARPDGFIGLHDLIIREATRVFDAIGPDSYPVQGASPKADTYRERAEIFCASSAGLAAMANACGAWGDDRAIRLVQRIIRLFAERPGPDYSHKQWWHDLSRYPGTLVMYAAGMAALHEDRLSTVIDLATTRIRIRDNEYPAVMRIAPEDLLQLGEALSPLDQARHKTPYSNWTENIIGPTIHLVLGRDVDLLRLFDRFEVYLGLTSRSLGGPVFDCNYQWRGEARTEGNAYLEEERTALESQGGEHPLLKAGLFDQDTNRLSAAIDDLQGASTRMSFR
- a CDS encoding AlbA family DNA-binding domain-containing protein, which translates into the protein MSLWSKDINAISFDDVLEFCEAELPEGTELDYKQELTKDIWQVVGAMANTRGGLVIIGVAEEKETATPQLPLCGIALERGIEARIIQLCRDRLSPPVLPEISKPLLLPGAADRCAVVVRVPLSPLAPHASRNRPEIRVRTGSLSNPEELAAVDRIVEMLRTRREWELTRGKLIDVSQHRLSIVVDANEGQEQSSPHTPMLITGYVAPTFSAGPVCDRDTVFRQSAHGSRRRVPGGVLWHYGSKATHFGTWGEVVKAEAMLPSPQVQEPTIYLYWILEFLRELFEASKEFYSNDGVSAAGPLRAGIAFKGCRGFQAKAGRWDAGKPLLDDEFRIDTDLEAHDLLDSEPRTTPMPEYLHGLLGDIAFAWDCGEPPADWAPRW
- a CDS encoding tyrosine-type recombinase/integrase, translating into MKAWVFQDPKQKTKHGEKKCPWSVGWYDERGRKKSKSVGPKSTAKAYARKLEGESAAGLLKSRERLKWAEFVTRFEEGHLDTLAARSREEYKTSLGQFNRICRPGYVEQVDAAMVDEFRAKRLKEGVGPATVNKDLRHLKVAMNKARKWRLIGERVEFEMLREPERDPEYVDDDAFAKLYNACDQMTLPAGKHYPAPDWWRALLVFAYLTGWRIGQIMALRRDDVDFGAGTAFVEADKTKGKRDARVDLPKPVVDHLKGIAGFDDLLFAWPHHTRTLYAHFANLKKAAKVEYSGAFHRFRFGFCNANVDALPADVLQQLMQHQDAKTTKLYVNRAARLRRQGTADLIHVPEILTKKA
- a CDS encoding sigma-70 family RNA polymerase sigma factor — translated: MTWAGEADSERVQVFGELLAECHRDLFGFIYSMVQHHSDAEDVYQQVALVLWRKFDEFELGTNFAAWATKVAHLTARDFIRTRRRHAVAFSDEVLEAIAATYNPGKAWRSDDTSDALSVCLKKLPPKDRALVEQCYSPGRDYNQIAEQQGRTIGAIYQAISRVRKSLYHCVKRTLAQEAF
- a CDS encoding FecR domain-containing protein: MPIPPQEIEQLIEILSRSWDGRATGDEVDAIEEFVRRYGSAGVEVLMQASSLHLELQRLVESSRVYDLAMDRVRAAAKLQQFAERSANEAMSELAPARRREQRKFPRSGFVWAAAAALLLAVGMPWWISSQSARPDRPAGGNRLVQQSQLIRPSTPVARVVALEDAAWAEGGDIFVGSYIKKGRKLELTAGQAHLSMVCGADIVLQAPCTVRLSADDEVQLEDGTLTAQAAKWATGFVVITQDLRITDLGTRFAVSTSKSGVVEAHVLQGEILAEPMKHRRPRHSSMLLEKGQAIRVNPFKSSIDLIAARNEDFVGEIVDFRPLRPIPMWNTGVGLMPGDTDPHWRLISGSDPHGPYPRDSVVTVGDTRSYKNNKPEVSQWISVAEEGYPGVPPESVHTFETTFELGGYDLDTVYVVGQILVDDAVNELRINGRPVSFKRWVTTWDEFDFKSFHPIEILEGFVEGTNVISIDVYNSPSNPSTPADFNPTGLRVEWQAFGREHR